From the genome of Pseudomonas sp. Teo4, one region includes:
- a CDS encoding HlyD family secretion protein, translating to MQFNRLSLSLLPRLAGYGVVAFIAWLLFSTLFMPMMSSSATRAILNAPVILLTTPIDGVVRTLSIQPGTTFKTGQDIATIENPRADQETLLGLQTRRLTLQQQLAAMASQAEHDRKFYNALEITSQQYESAYETRKRHAQKALRAENSAAGARLADAEETVARNLELFRQGAVSQAIVASSKAQLASLRADAESIRSRLHINDGDLSAAKDEVYLDPEQLRMFDLRSQMTTLKLSLDNLERNRTTLEEELAHLDQLIDTEQKRVSMMAAYSVVAYSSGTVQELVAPQGTQVRAGATLLRATNCNQSYVIAVFPERMASRIDRDSELQVSIRGLDHPLKARVVQLLSSPTDIQTSSYSVPFPYAEQNSVYVVGTFDNNLPPNQRVLTCNPGNWVTATVSR from the coding sequence GTGCAATTCAACCGTCTTTCGCTTTCTCTCTTGCCGCGCCTGGCAGGCTATGGGGTCGTGGCGTTTATCGCCTGGCTGCTGTTTTCCACCTTGTTCATGCCGATGATGTCTTCATCGGCAACCCGGGCCATCCTCAACGCACCGGTGATTCTGCTGACCACGCCCATCGACGGTGTGGTGCGCACACTGAGCATCCAGCCGGGCACCACCTTCAAGACCGGCCAGGACATCGCCACCATCGAAAACCCTCGGGCCGACCAGGAAACCCTGCTTGGCCTGCAAACCCGGCGCTTGACGCTACAGCAACAACTGGCCGCGATGGCCAGCCAGGCGGAACACGATCGCAAGTTCTACAACGCACTGGAAATCACCAGCCAACAGTACGAAAGCGCTTATGAAACCCGAAAGCGCCACGCACAGAAGGCGCTGCGTGCCGAGAACAGTGCGGCCGGCGCACGGCTGGCCGATGCCGAGGAAACGGTAGCGCGCAACCTTGAACTGTTCCGCCAAGGGGCTGTGAGTCAGGCCATCGTCGCCAGTTCCAAAGCTCAACTGGCGTCCTTGCGGGCCGATGCCGAGTCCATTCGCTCACGCCTGCATATCAACGACGGCGACTTGTCTGCGGCCAAGGACGAGGTGTACCTGGACCCGGAGCAGTTGCGCATGTTCGACCTCAGGTCGCAGATGACCACCCTGAAGCTGAGCCTCGACAACCTGGAGCGAAACCGCACGACCCTGGAAGAAGAGCTGGCCCACCTCGACCAACTGATAGACACCGAGCAGAAACGGGTCAGCATGATGGCGGCCTACAGCGTCGTGGCGTATTCCTCGGGCACGGTACAAGAGTTGGTGGCGCCACAGGGCACCCAGGTCCGCGCTGGGGCCACGCTGCTCAGGGCGACCAACTGCAACCAGAGTTACGTCATTGCCGTGTTCCCGGAACGCATGGCCAGCCGTATCGACCGGGATAGCGAATTGCAGGTTTCGATTCGCGGGCTGGACCACCCGCTCAAGGCCAGGGTCGTGCAGCTGCTGTCCAGCCCGACCGACATCCAGACCAGCAGTTACAGCGTGCCGTTCCCGTATGCCGAGCAGAACTCGGTGTATGTGGTTGGCACTTTCGATAACAACCTTCCGCCCAATCAGCGGGTGCTGACCTGCAACCCTGGCAACTGGGTCACTGCCACGGTATCGCGATGA
- a CDS encoding glycosyltransferase family 2 protein, with protein sequence MQALDATQLLQINLWTLAIVVLLSYLTHRNQWGARLLFGALTAALLVNYVIWRINDTLPESHTGFVALWAYAFLFFELLGIGYTLFSIVVMLRRSDHRLAADAGEKRLRAMGRQAPAVDVFICTYNEGLEVLEKTIIAAQAMDYPNFTVWVLDDTRRDWLRDYCARMGVQYARRDDNLHAKAGNLNNGLRQSAASSNAPYILVLDADFAPQRPILMRTLGLFEDPKVGLVQTPQFYYNPDPIQHNLGSATCWVDEQRVFFDVFQPAKDAWDAAFCVGTSFVVRRDAIESIGGFPTGSVCEDIYTTYRLLQKGYVTRWLNERLSIGLSAEGLTEYINQRGRWCLGTIQVALLKEGPLFGRGYRLNDRLHYIHGLLHWCSKPFILMMLVSPVLYWYFGIAGFYATPAAFLAYGMPALIAYWGYSTWVTERRSLPIFTEVTQIVCALAITATLISAAIRPFGRPFKVTAKGLDRSKAMVHWKLFGFFLILSALAQIGAITAIVNAHTFDGNMVFNLCWTVLVLLYNLATLVACVDRPRLHGEERFPFDRSTELRLGSRALKGRLVDISVSGVAFDTAQADTVRCGARGQVWVDRVGWLGVEVVRHDLSARMGLRFVELDEARRQALVGRLFSDANANVASIAQPGVAFGSLLRRALLGEGRLEVQLPRWSRRLQEQQGLRALPTLRRASLPEAMQASGGLGGLFAQLRALITRIV encoded by the coding sequence ATGCAAGCACTGGACGCAACACAATTGCTGCAGATCAACCTCTGGACCCTCGCCATCGTCGTGCTGCTGAGCTACCTCACACACCGCAACCAATGGGGGGCACGGCTGCTGTTCGGTGCATTGACCGCCGCATTGCTGGTGAATTACGTGATCTGGCGCATCAACGACACTTTGCCCGAAAGCCACACCGGCTTCGTCGCCCTCTGGGCCTACGCGTTCCTGTTCTTCGAGCTGCTAGGTATCGGCTACACGCTGTTTTCCATCGTGGTCATGCTGCGCCGCAGCGATCACCGTCTTGCCGCCGATGCCGGTGAAAAGCGCCTGCGCGCCATGGGCCGCCAGGCACCGGCGGTGGACGTGTTCATCTGCACGTACAACGAAGGCCTCGAGGTACTGGAAAAAACCATCATTGCAGCGCAAGCCATGGACTACCCCAACTTCACTGTCTGGGTGCTGGACGACACCCGCCGGGACTGGCTGCGCGACTACTGCGCGCGAATGGGCGTGCAATACGCCCGGCGCGACGACAACCTGCACGCCAAGGCCGGCAACCTCAACAACGGCTTGCGCCAGTCCGCAGCCAGCAGCAATGCGCCGTACATCCTGGTGCTGGACGCCGATTTCGCGCCGCAGCGGCCAATTCTGATGCGCACCCTGGGCTTGTTCGAAGACCCGAAAGTGGGCCTGGTGCAGACACCGCAGTTTTATTACAACCCCGACCCCATCCAGCACAACCTGGGTTCGGCGACCTGCTGGGTAGACGAACAGCGGGTGTTCTTCGATGTGTTCCAGCCGGCCAAGGACGCCTGGGATGCGGCCTTTTGTGTCGGTACCTCGTTCGTGGTACGACGCGATGCGATCGAGAGCATCGGCGGCTTCCCGACCGGTTCGGTGTGCGAAGACATCTACACCACCTATCGTCTGCTGCAGAAAGGCTATGTGACCCGCTGGCTGAACGAGCGCCTGTCCATCGGGCTTTCCGCCGAAGGCCTGACCGAATATATCAACCAGCGCGGTCGCTGGTGTCTGGGGACCATCCAGGTGGCGTTGCTCAAGGAAGGGCCGCTGTTCGGGCGTGGCTACCGCCTCAACGACCGGTTGCACTACATTCACGGCCTGCTGCACTGGTGTTCCAAGCCCTTCATCCTGATGATGCTGGTGTCGCCCGTGCTGTATTGGTACTTCGGTATCGCCGGTTTCTATGCCACGCCCGCCGCGTTCCTGGCGTACGGCATGCCAGCACTGATTGCCTATTGGGGGTACAGCACCTGGGTCACCGAGCGGCGTTCGCTGCCTATATTCACTGAAGTCACGCAGATCGTCTGTGCTCTGGCCATCACCGCCACGCTGATCAGCGCCGCCATTCGCCCGTTCGGGCGGCCGTTCAAGGTGACCGCCAAGGGGCTGGACCGCTCCAAGGCCATGGTGCACTGGAAGCTGTTCGGCTTTTTCCTCATCCTGAGCGCGCTGGCACAGATCGGCGCGATCACTGCCATCGTCAACGCCCACACCTTCGACGGCAATATGGTGTTCAACCTGTGCTGGACGGTGCTGGTGCTGCTCTACAACCTGGCCACGCTGGTGGCCTGTGTCGACCGCCCACGCCTGCATGGCGAAGAACGCTTCCCATTCGACCGGTCTACCGAATTGCGGCTGGGGTCGCGCGCACTGAAAGGGCGCCTGGTGGATATATCCGTCAGCGGCGTCGCCTTTGACACTGCCCAGGCAGACACTGTGCGATGCGGTGCACGAGGCCAGGTGTGGGTCGACAGGGTTGGCTGGCTGGGGGTCGAAGTGGTACGCCACGACCTGAGCGCACGCATGGGGCTGCGCTTCGTCGAACTGGACGAGGCTCGGCGTCAGGCCCTGGTGGGCCGGCTGTTCAGCGATGCCAACGCCAACGTTGCCAGTATCGCCCAACCGGGTGTCGCATTCGGCAGCCTGCTGCGCCGGGCATTGTTGGGGGAAGGGCGACTGGAGGTGCAACTGCCTCGCTGGTCACGCCGGCTTCAGGAGCAGCAGGGGCTTCGCGCATTGCCGACGCTGCGGCGAGCCTCGTTGCCGGAGGCGATGCAGGCGTCTGGCGGTTTGGGCGGGTTGTTCGCTCAGTTGCGTGCGCTGATCACCCGTATCGTTTAG
- a CDS encoding efflux transporter outer membrane subunit, whose amino-acid sequence MKAHLQGIVLAALLPLAGCSLEPTYQTPESPIDQAWPDTAGKVDGTAHAAFTQDWRQFISDARLRQLIERALVNNRDLQQVAASVAEARATYQGASAARFPSLGLDTYSGRSKIPALEQTPGGGSSAGSTANTFQTTVGITAYELDFFGRVRSQQHAAGARFEASQADYQTARLALIGELAATWLTLKANQSQLKLAQSTFESQQRYSQLLRSSYNLGSTARIDVHQADAITNTAAVQVTTYRMLVAQDLNALRVLVGEPVPPELLPDDRLGERMATADVPAGLPSDLLARRPDIIAAQAQLRAANAEIGSARAAYFPSFSLTGALGSLSGDFSRLLTGPAEYWTLAALGSLTLLDGGQRKAGVDASWARYDQRAAAYEQTVLNAFREAANALNARQEMLAQVAAQNRLVEDYQQAYVQSRLRFEAGLDSYFSTMDAQRSLFGAQQQWLDLELAREINQVNLYKALGGGWEAPRAEHAAR is encoded by the coding sequence ATGAAAGCTCACCTGCAAGGCATTGTGCTCGCGGCGCTGTTGCCCTTGGCTGGTTGTTCGCTGGAGCCGACCTATCAAACACCGGAATCACCAATCGACCAAGCTTGGCCTGACACTGCCGGCAAGGTGGATGGAACTGCGCATGCAGCATTCACCCAGGATTGGCGCCAGTTCATCAGCGATGCCCGCCTGCGCCAGCTGATAGAACGCGCACTGGTCAACAACCGCGACCTGCAGCAGGTCGCAGCCAGTGTTGCCGAAGCCAGGGCTACCTACCAAGGAGCCAGCGCCGCACGCTTCCCCAGCCTTGGCCTGGACACCTACTCGGGGCGCAGCAAGATCCCGGCGCTCGAGCAAACGCCAGGCGGTGGCTCCAGCGCCGGAAGTACCGCCAACACCTTCCAGACAACCGTGGGCATCACCGCCTACGAGCTGGACTTCTTTGGCCGCGTACGTAGCCAGCAACACGCGGCGGGGGCCAGGTTCGAGGCCAGCCAGGCGGACTATCAGACTGCGCGCCTGGCGTTGATCGGTGAACTGGCGGCGACCTGGTTGACGCTCAAGGCCAACCAGAGCCAGCTCAAACTGGCGCAGTCCACCTTCGAGTCTCAGCAACGTTACAGCCAGTTGCTGCGTTCCAGTTACAACCTGGGCTCCACCGCCCGCATCGATGTGCACCAGGCCGATGCCATCACCAACACCGCAGCGGTTCAGGTGACGACCTATCGCATGTTGGTCGCCCAGGACCTCAACGCCTTGCGGGTTCTGGTGGGGGAACCCGTGCCACCGGAGCTGCTGCCGGACGACAGACTGGGCGAACGCATGGCCACTGCTGACGTACCGGCCGGCCTCCCTTCGGACCTGCTTGCACGCAGGCCAGACATCATCGCTGCGCAGGCCCAGTTGCGCGCCGCCAACGCGGAAATTGGCAGCGCCCGCGCAGCCTATTTCCCCAGTTTTTCCCTGACCGGCGCATTGGGCAGCCTGAGCGGCGACTTTTCCAGGCTGCTGACGGGGCCTGCCGAGTACTGGACCCTCGCCGCGCTCGGTTCATTGACCTTGCTCGACGGCGGGCAACGCAAGGCCGGTGTGGACGCCAGCTGGGCCCGCTACGACCAGCGCGCCGCTGCGTACGAGCAAACTGTGCTGAATGCCTTTCGCGAGGCGGCCAATGCGCTGAACGCCCGGCAGGAGATGCTTGCCCAGGTAGCTGCACAAAACCGCCTGGTGGAGGACTACCAACAGGCATATGTTCAGTCTCGGTTACGTTTCGAGGCAGGGCTGGACAGCTACTTCTCGACCATGGATGCGCAGCGCTCGCTGTTCGGGGCCCAACAACAATGGCTGGACCTGGAACTGGCACGCGAAATCAACCAGGTGAACCTGTACAAGGCGCTGGGTGGTGGCTGGGAAGCCCCACGCGCTGAGCACGCGGCCCGCTAG
- a CDS encoding ABC transporter ATP-binding protein: MDTPLVRIRQFGVEYPGSTQAAVEGLDLDIAPGEIVCLVGESGSGKSTTAAALAGLLPPTARQKGQLWLQGQALDQLDERGWRERRGRLVGFVPQDPGTSLDPVKTIGAQVIEAMTVHGVARNEARVRALVLLSQVGLKTPEQLLERYPHQLSGGMCQRVLIAIAMANDPPLLIADEPTSALDVSVQRQILDRLQALVRERGSSLLLITHDLAVALDRADRILVMRHGRLLESGTPGQLWHAPSHPYTRQLLQASPLARLQQRRSRTARADNDVLLEVSGLQRRFSPLGPAAVDAVSFSLPRGSTTSLVGESGSGKSTTARIILALEQASTGSVVFNGQQILGAGRKQLHAYRRRVQLVYQNPWAALDPRHSLLEIISEPLRAFAIGHRREHHQRVLTLLERVGLPAELLNRRPGQLSGGQRQRVAIARALAAEPELLVLDEPLSALDAPVQAQVLDLLQTLQRELGLTYLFISHDLATVRGISDQVLVMSQGRLVDQGPTEQVFERPASDYTRRLLEDMPGLSATLGDLPLQVATA; encoded by the coding sequence ATGGATACACCCTTGGTTCGAATTCGCCAATTTGGTGTCGAGTACCCCGGTAGCACGCAGGCGGCAGTGGAGGGTTTGGACCTGGACATCGCGCCAGGTGAGATCGTTTGCCTCGTGGGTGAGTCCGGCTCTGGCAAGTCCACTACCGCAGCAGCGCTGGCTGGCCTGTTGCCGCCAACTGCGCGACAAAAGGGACAGTTGTGGCTGCAGGGCCAGGCGCTGGATCAGCTCGATGAAAGGGGTTGGCGCGAGCGACGTGGCCGGCTGGTTGGCTTCGTGCCGCAAGACCCGGGAACCTCGCTGGACCCGGTAAAAACCATCGGTGCCCAGGTGATCGAGGCCATGACCGTGCACGGCGTGGCCCGCAACGAAGCCCGCGTGCGTGCACTGGTACTGCTGAGCCAAGTCGGCTTGAAGACGCCTGAACAGTTGCTGGAGCGCTACCCCCATCAATTGTCCGGTGGCATGTGCCAACGGGTGCTGATCGCCATCGCCATGGCCAACGACCCACCCTTGCTGATCGCCGATGAGCCCACCAGCGCGCTGGATGTCAGTGTCCAGCGGCAGATTCTCGACCGTTTGCAGGCTCTGGTGCGCGAACGAGGCAGTAGCCTGTTGCTGATCACCCACGACCTGGCCGTGGCACTGGACCGCGCCGACCGCATTCTGGTGATGCGCCATGGTCGCTTGCTGGAAAGCGGTACGCCCGGCCAGCTATGGCATGCACCTAGCCATCCCTATACCCGCCAATTACTGCAGGCTTCGCCACTGGCGCGTCTGCAGCAACGGCGAAGCCGCACGGCCAGGGCAGATAACGATGTATTGCTGGAAGTCAGCGGCCTGCAGAGACGCTTCAGCCCACTGGGGCCGGCAGCGGTGGACGCTGTCAGCTTCAGCCTGCCCCGTGGCAGCACCACCAGCCTGGTGGGCGAGTCCGGTTCGGGCAAATCGACTACCGCTCGCATCATCCTGGCACTTGAGCAGGCCAGCACTGGAAGCGTGGTGTTCAACGGCCAGCAGATCCTTGGCGCTGGGCGCAAGCAGCTGCACGCCTACCGGCGCCGGGTCCAACTGGTGTATCAGAACCCCTGGGCTGCGCTGGACCCACGGCACAGCCTGCTGGAGATCATCAGTGAACCCCTGCGCGCCTTTGCCATAGGCCATCGGCGTGAGCACCACCAGCGAGTGCTGACGCTGCTGGAACGGGTTGGCCTACCCGCTGAGTTGCTGAACCGACGCCCAGGACAATTGTCAGGAGGCCAACGGCAGCGGGTGGCCATCGCCCGTGCCCTGGCCGCCGAGCCAGAACTGCTGGTGCTGGACGAACCCTTATCGGCACTGGATGCCCCGGTTCAAGCCCAGGTGTTGGACCTGCTGCAAACCCTGCAGCGGGAACTGGGCCTGACCTACCTGTTCATCTCCCACGACCTTGCCACGGTCCGTGGCATCAGCGACCAGGTGCTGGTGATGAGCCAAGGTCGGCTGGTTGACCAAGGGCCTACCGAGCAAGTGTTCGAACGGCCTGCCAGTGATTACACCCGGCGGTTGCTGGAGGACATGCCTGGGTTGTCCGCCACCCTGGGTGACTTGCCGCTGCAGGTGGCGACCGCCTGA
- a CDS encoding ABC transporter permease → MILQPSYTLTRTVRWPGLAVVLSIGLFIVVLGWAFCPGLFTRVDPLLADPTQTLQAPSALHWFGTDHLGRDLYARCVYGAALSLQATSIAVLIALVLGSLLGGIAGWFGGIADRILAVLVEVLMAIPALLLAMAIVTALGFGTLEIALAVGLSSVAMFARLARGEVLRWRSRTFVEAAQVAGVGPWSNLCRHVLPHAAGPLLALAALEFASAVLAVSALSFLGFGAPPPQPEWGLLIAEGRNYLVVAWWYTTLPGLVVAAVVLATQQLARGLQRIQGDA, encoded by the coding sequence ATGATCTTGCAACCTTCCTACACCCTTACGCGTACGGTGCGTTGGCCGGGCCTTGCCGTGGTGCTGAGCATCGGCCTGTTTATCGTGGTACTGGGCTGGGCCTTCTGCCCTGGCCTGTTCACCCGCGTCGACCCGCTGCTGGCCGACCCTACCCAAACCCTGCAAGCCCCTTCCGCCCTCCACTGGTTCGGCACCGACCACCTGGGCCGTGACCTTTATGCCCGCTGTGTCTATGGCGCGGCGTTGTCGCTGCAAGCCACCAGCATCGCCGTGCTGATCGCCCTGGTGCTCGGCAGCCTGCTGGGTGGCATCGCCGGCTGGTTCGGTGGCATTGCCGACCGGATTCTGGCGGTACTGGTGGAAGTGCTGATGGCGATTCCGGCATTACTGCTGGCGATGGCGATCGTCACCGCACTGGGCTTCGGCACCTTGGAAATCGCCCTTGCGGTAGGCCTGTCATCGGTAGCGATGTTCGCACGCCTGGCCCGGGGCGAAGTGTTGCGCTGGCGCAGCCGTACGTTCGTGGAGGCGGCGCAAGTGGCCGGTGTCGGCCCCTGGAGCAACCTCTGCCGCCATGTGCTGCCGCATGCCGCCGGCCCCCTGCTGGCGCTGGCTGCCCTGGAATTCGCCAGCGCCGTGCTGGCGGTGTCGGCATTGAGTTTCCTCGGCTTTGGCGCACCACCACCGCAACCGGAATGGGGCCTGCTGATCGCCGAGGGCCGTAATTACCTGGTGGTGGCCTGGTGGTACACCACCCTGCCAGGGCTGGTAGTGGCCGCCGTGGTGCTTGCCACCCAACAACTGGCCCGTGGCCTGCAACGTATTCAGGGAGATGCGTGA
- a CDS encoding ABC transporter permease: MSILTNHHGRLWRLAQALLVLWAAFTLSFAILYALPGDPVAILLAQSGEPGTVDPAKVAELRARYNLDGSLWQQYGGALWRLLHLDLGTSLQTGKPVAQALAAALPSTLVLALAALGLALPLGIGLALAAQQIRQPAFNSALHNAPAVVVSLPTFWVGLVLLQLFSFQLHWLPAMGEHGFASLVLPAVTLALPCAAMIAQVLGRSIANVSQQPFVQALRSKGVGPWRLLCGHILHNAAIPLLSLAGTLLGNLLAGAVVTETVFSRDGVGRLAQAAVASQDIAVVQGVVLLAAALYVLTNLATDLIYPLLDPRIRQGSRP, translated from the coding sequence ATGAGCATCCTGACCAACCACCACGGCCGTCTTTGGCGGCTCGCCCAGGCTCTGCTGGTGCTCTGGGCGGCCTTTACCCTGTCGTTCGCCATCCTCTACGCGCTGCCAGGTGACCCGGTGGCGATCCTGTTGGCCCAGAGCGGCGAGCCCGGCACGGTGGACCCGGCCAAGGTCGCCGAACTGCGCGCCCGCTATAACCTCGACGGCAGCCTCTGGCAACAGTACGGCGGTGCCCTGTGGCGGCTGCTGCATCTGGACCTGGGTACTTCACTGCAAACCGGAAAACCGGTGGCCCAGGCCTTGGCAGCGGCGCTGCCATCAACCTTGGTGCTGGCCTTGGCCGCATTGGGCCTGGCCCTGCCGCTTGGCATCGGCCTGGCGCTGGCCGCCCAGCAGATCCGCCAGCCGGCATTTAACAGCGCCTTGCATAACGCGCCTGCGGTGGTGGTGTCGCTGCCAACCTTTTGGGTGGGACTGGTGCTGCTGCAACTGTTTTCGTTCCAGCTGCACTGGCTCCCAGCCATGGGTGAACACGGCTTCGCCAGCCTGGTGCTGCCGGCGGTCACCCTGGCCCTGCCCTGTGCCGCGATGATCGCTCAGGTGCTGGGCCGCTCGATTGCCAACGTCAGCCAGCAACCCTTCGTCCAGGCTTTGCGCAGCAAGGGCGTCGGCCCCTGGCGCTTGCTGTGCGGACACATCCTGCACAACGCAGCGATTCCGCTGTTGAGCCTGGCCGGCACGCTGCTGGGCAATCTGCTGGCCGGCGCAGTGGTGACTGAAACGGTGTTCTCCCGAGATGGCGTCGGCCGCCTGGCCCAGGCCGCTGTCGCCAGTCAGGACATCGCTGTGGTTCAGGGCGTGGTGTTGCTGGCCGCAGCCTTGTATGTGCTGACCAACCTGGCCACTGACCTGATCTACCCGTTGCTCGACCCCCGCATCCGTCAAGGGAGCCGCCCATGA
- a CDS encoding ABC transporter substrate-binding protein, whose protein sequence is MYRPLASLSLAITLALAGCDDKPRQQAADITPAQPQTGGVLRVAFDGDPNCIDPQQAGNNTALNVGRQLVDSLTDQDPQTAEIVPWLAERWEVSDDSRQFTFHLREGVTFADGTGLDATAVKANFEAIVALGAQAQLAGTYLAGLESIELVEPLSVRIRFKQANAQFLQASSTMSLGLLSPATLKRSAEDRCQGALVGSGPFSVKRFEHNRQVRIEARPDYAWPSSLAEHKGRAWLDAIEFHILPESGVRLGSLLSGQIDVNTSVPVQDEAILEAQGIPAITRSNPGIVFNLTPNESRPPLDDVNVRRALNKAIDRSQFKGVISRYQKPASSVLAGSTPYYQDLGANLAYDPDGAGKLLDAAGWAKATDGWRQRDGKRLSFALDYWQATTPVLELVQQQLRQVGVELRLNKSTIGQVSLLQASQNYQLWFFNLTRADPDVLRTVFLASGRNVNVRAPSTLDQTLLESAASLDVHKRGALIHQAASELLDQGHVIPLVEAATVTAFRDVVQGLHYEASTRLQFYDTWLAQPGSH, encoded by the coding sequence ATGTACCGACCCCTGGCATCTCTGAGTCTGGCCATCACCCTGGCGCTCGCGGGTTGCGATGACAAACCCAGGCAACAGGCCGCCGATATCACTCCGGCACAGCCGCAAACCGGCGGCGTGCTGCGGGTGGCCTTCGACGGCGACCCCAACTGCATCGACCCTCAGCAAGCAGGCAACAACACAGCGCTCAACGTTGGCAGGCAACTGGTGGACTCGCTCACCGACCAAGACCCGCAAACCGCCGAAATCGTGCCCTGGCTGGCCGAACGCTGGGAAGTCAGCGACGATTCGCGCCAGTTCACCTTCCACCTGCGCGAAGGCGTCACCTTTGCCGACGGCACTGGACTGGACGCAACGGCGGTCAAGGCCAACTTCGAGGCCATCGTCGCCCTCGGCGCCCAGGCGCAATTGGCCGGCACCTACCTCGCCGGGCTTGAGTCCATCGAGCTCGTCGAGCCCTTGAGTGTGCGTATCCGCTTCAAGCAGGCCAATGCCCAGTTCCTTCAGGCCAGCTCGACCATGAGCCTGGGGCTGCTGTCGCCCGCCACGCTTAAACGGTCCGCGGAAGATCGCTGCCAGGGCGCACTTGTGGGCTCCGGGCCATTCAGCGTGAAGCGCTTCGAGCACAACCGCCAGGTGCGCATCGAAGCCCGTCCGGACTACGCCTGGCCTTCATCCCTGGCCGAGCATAAGGGCCGTGCCTGGCTGGATGCCATCGAGTTCCACATACTGCCGGAATCCGGCGTGCGCCTGGGCAGCCTGCTGTCGGGGCAGATCGACGTGAACACCAGCGTGCCGGTGCAGGACGAGGCGATACTGGAGGCCCAAGGCATTCCTGCCATTACCCGCTCCAACCCTGGCATCGTGTTCAACCTGACGCCCAACGAGTCTCGTCCGCCGCTGGACGACGTCAACGTGCGCCGAGCGCTGAACAAGGCCATCGACCGCAGCCAGTTCAAAGGCGTGATTTCCCGTTACCAGAAACCGGCAAGCTCCGTGCTGGCTGGCAGTACGCCGTATTACCAGGACCTTGGTGCCAACCTAGCCTACGACCCTGACGGCGCCGGCAAACTGCTCGATGCCGCCGGTTGGGCCAAGGCCACTGACGGCTGGCGACAGCGCGACGGCAAGCGCCTGAGCTTCGCCCTCGACTATTGGCAGGCCACCACGCCGGTGCTGGAGCTGGTGCAGCAGCAATTGCGCCAGGTCGGCGTCGAGCTGCGCCTGAACAAATCCACCATCGGCCAGGTCAGCCTGCTGCAGGCCTCGCAAAACTACCAGCTGTGGTTCTTCAACCTGACCCGCGCCGACCCCGATGTGCTGCGCACGGTGTTTCTTGCCAGCGGGCGCAACGTCAATGTGCGTGCCCCATCCACTCTGGACCAGACATTGCTGGAGTCCGCCGCCAGCCTGGATGTACACAAACGCGGGGCGCTGATCCACCAGGCCGCCAGCGAACTGCTCGACCAGGGTCATGTGATTCCACTGGTGGAAGCGGCAACGGTGACGGCATTTCGCGACGTGGTGCAGGGCCTGCATTACGAGGCCTCGACTCGCCTGCAGTTCTACGACACCTGGTTGGCACAACCTGGGAGCCACTGA